A single window of Trueperaceae bacterium DNA harbors:
- a CDS encoding C4-type zinc ribbon domain-containing protein yields the protein MLERLSDVQTRDLELDNLQEEKGQTPPELIETRKRRQGLEDQLAKRRAEREDLRKRVSQNEMELKALDERRKAAAAAGLRADSAKEASQFQNQELQFATRVQELEEDTMPLLGELEELDEVIAGLEGELGELEPVLAELSSEEDARLEKLDERIGSLSGERESLAKEIDRQLLRQYEQVRKARRGVGLVPVVSNQQCGGCNVKLPIHVVQKAKKGAGVTRCPSCGRILWAKE from the coding sequence ATGCTTGAAAGGCTCAGCGACGTCCAGACCAGGGATCTGGAACTGGACAACCTGCAGGAGGAGAAGGGCCAGACTCCGCCGGAGCTGATCGAGACTCGCAAACGCCGCCAGGGGCTCGAGGATCAGCTGGCCAAGCGCCGGGCGGAGCGCGAGGATCTGAGGAAGCGCGTCTCGCAGAACGAGATGGAACTGAAGGCTCTCGACGAGCGCCGCAAGGCAGCTGCCGCAGCCGGCCTGAGGGCCGACAGCGCCAAGGAGGCCTCGCAGTTCCAGAATCAGGAACTACAGTTCGCAACCCGCGTGCAGGAGCTCGAAGAGGACACGATGCCGCTGCTGGGCGAGCTCGAGGAGCTCGACGAGGTGATAGCGGGCCTTGAAGGTGAACTCGGCGAACTCGAACCGGTCCTGGCAGAGCTCAGCTCGGAGGAAGACGCCCGACTGGAGAAGCTGGACGAGCGCATCGGCTCGCTCTCGGGCGAGCGTGAGTCGCTGGCCAAGGAGATCGACCGCCAACTGCTGCGCCAGTACGAGCAGGTTCGCAAGGCCAGGCGCGGAGTGGGGCTCGTCCCGGTCGTCAGCAATCAGCAGTGCGGGGGCTGCAACGTGAAGCTCCCGATCCACGTGGTTCAGAAAGCGAAGAAGGGCGCCGGCGTCACCCGCTGTCCGTCGTGCGGCCGCATCCTCTGGGCCAAGGAGTAG